DNA from Ammospiza caudacuta isolate bAmmCau1 chromosome 6, bAmmCau1.pri, whole genome shotgun sequence:
GTCACATCCTCAGAGAGGACAGTCTGCTTGCCTGGCTGTAGGGAGAAATGCCAGTGTCCTGGAAAACACCAGCAAGACCTACTCAGCTGGAGAAACTCAATGTGGTGACTGTGAGTCGTCATCTAAAATCTATCTGTCCCTTCAGTACCAGAAAATCTCTCTTCTGTATGGTATGTCTGTAAGTCAGCTACATCTGACTTACATCTCatcccacatcctcctgcaTTAGGGAATCCAACCCAGGCAAACAAACCTGGCTGAAGCTGGCAATACACAACAGGAAGGGACAGAGGATTTGGAAGACAGCTTTGTGCTTGGCCAAGTTGACCACAGCCTTGTCCAACACAAAGCAAGTGTCCACCAGCCACAAGAATCCCAGAGTGAGCAGGCTCCATGAGCAAAATGGCCTCTGGAGCTCAGGAGCAGTGGAGGAAGCAGAGTGCACAAGTATTCTGTGAGGCTGTGTAACCTCTTGTGCCCTGGGATAATGAACCTGGGTGATGCAGCCCTTTCTGATCTCCCAGGCTTCACTAATGAGAAGAGATTCAGGTCCACTTGCAACTGTTCCGCATATTGAAGACCTGCTGGAGCCAATGCCTGATCCCACAGGGCTAGCTATTTTTCCAGTACACACATTCTTGAGCAAACCTTGCATATTTTCTAACATGACAGGCATCATGTCTGACATTTCTTGATGTCAATCAAGTTCTCCTTCTGCACAAACGCTACACTAATTTTCAAAGGCAATTTCCTAGTGTTCCTGCTACCATCAGTCTGACTTATCATACTgggaaatatgtatttttataatatatagACCATAAGTCTTGATGTGGTGTCTCAAGCAACCTGAGATAAAGGAGAACACGGAGAGGAAATGTGATTTATAAAGAATTTTCATGGTGATAGAAGTAGTACCAGGAACTTTTGTCTTGCACAATAGGCATCAGCATGCTATGTGAGCCACTGCAAAGAAAACAATCAACTGTGGAACATCTCGTAGGAAGAGCTTAAAAGTTCATTTCCTAGTTAATCTGCTCAATTAAAGACAGATCCAAAAGAGAGGTAAGAATTGtataaaaccccaaacttctGCTGATGTGTTCACTTCTCCTTCCCATGTAGAGCTGTAACTTTTAAGGTGAGTGGCAAATGCTATTTATTTTAACAgtgttaaaataaataacaagAACACTGTTGAGACACATCCCAAACactgctggccacagcagctaaaacaaaatttttaaaattaaaaaaaaaataaaaattaaccaGCCCATGCTTATAGGGCTGGGGTGGAAACAAATATGAAACCCAATTCTTAGAATACAGTTCAGTCTTTATTCTTGAAAAGAGATCTCATTCTAGCCACAGCAAgtagggttttttccctaattGAATTTATTATTGTTGTATCCCTTCCTCCATCCCATACCCTCACCTCCCCCAAACCCTTATTTTAATTAGTGCTTTTACAATTTAAGAGCTTAAGTATCAATTCAGGGAATCTCTACAAACTGTTTGggaattatttcagaaaatctCTTATACAACTAGTTTTCAAATCTTAATGAAGTCTGTCAGCTTTCTGGTGCAGAACAGCATTATGCATTTTCTGGACCAAGGAGAAGGGACATTATTAATTGATGACTGCTGTAATGTAATCCcattcaaacaggtggtggGTGGACTGGAACTACAGCATTCTTCCAGCTTTTttggaaaaaagagattttccaCAAGAGCAAAGTGGTAATGCAATTGTATCATAGAGCTCAAAATAATTGGAATACTGACAAAAAAAGACTCTTGTCTATGAAACAAGGGAGGGGTATATTTTTGgctgcaggaaaaagaaaacacactcTGAAGATGCTGGAGAAAATAAAGACTGCTTGATTGTGAAGAAAAAGCCAGACTGAGGGAGTGTCACTTCAGAAGTcatctgcagctccttctgTTGGGAGAAAAGGCACTGACCTAATTCCCATGGAAACAATTGAGATTTCCATACCTTGTTTTGGTCTGGATCCACATACATTTGTGTTGTCCTGACAGGAACTGTATTAGTAGCATTTACAGGCTTTGCCTTTTGGCCATATTATTACCATCTTCCCAACACTCACCCTGGAGCTAAGAAACTGCTGTCCTATTGCCCAAACTCCACAGCTGTTTCAGTGCAGCCTCTAGGGAGTGCTCAAGTTCTGATTTTTACCTGCTTACCTGCAGGGACTGCTGGCAGTACTAGTGTTCAGAAAACACTAGGCCACAGGCAATGCCTGCACTCTGTTCAATTTGCAAACCAAAAAGACAAATCCCCTGTTTTACAATGCAGAGCACCAGCTAAACATCTACCAGTAGGATCATAAGGATTGTCAATTTGCATTCCAGGCTTTGTGCTTTTCATCTAGTTTGAAAACATTATTCACGAGATCACAACAGGCAAGTTTCTCATATTctcaatttttattattataaatactATATTGGAACAGAAAGGATGGTGCTGCACAtctgcttccttctgctgctATTTGGCATCTTCCTTCTTGGCTCCTGCTTCTATTTTCAGGGGTTCTGGAGCTGGTCGATAGGCAGGAAATGCCTCCCATGGGCTATTCAGATCGAACTTGCGAAATTCCTGAGCTAGCTCCACAGGCTCTGCCACCACCCGTTTGACTTCATCATCATACCTCACCTGCAACAGCACAAAGGACACAGGCCAGTCATCTGCACCCTGCTCCTGAAGCATGTCTGCTGAGCACAGCGAGCCAGTAATGACCCAGACCACCCTCTGTGCAGACAACTCTACTTACCCACGGGAAAACCACAggcccacaggcctctgccACAGCTTCAGTTCTCATTACTTAACAAGAGCTCTCTAGATGCTACTGAGACCTCCGGAGTGTCCAAGAAAACCCTCCTCTTTGTTTTGCTGCCATGCCCCTCAGGTGTCTGACTAAGCACCCAGAATTAGGAGCACCCACCCTAACGGTCCACATGAAGTTTCATGCAATAGCACATTTAATATGAAATTTGACAAAGGGATTCTTCCTGAGTCACTGAAATACGATGGGCCATCCTGGGCCTGCATGGCTGAGGACCACACTCATGAATCTTTATAACATGGCATTTGTGTGGTTTTAATTGTTCTAATTTTTTGCATAACACTCAGAacaaggggagaaaaagaagacaacCAGGATGGAATAGCAGCTGAGTACCAGACACTTCTGACTGGCTTGCTTTATCCTCACTGTGCCAGTCCAGATCTCTGAACTCTAGCTGAGGAGATGCTGCCTCATCCTTGCTTGCAGGATTTTGTTATTTCTACATTTCTTTAAACAGCCTCTTTTTTTGCAGAACTTCGCTGTTTCCTTCTGTGACTCAACTCAGTCTTAACACTGCACCAAATACACCTGCTTCTACAGGGCAGTCATCTGAAACTAGACAGATACCAAATGCTCCCATTTCACCTGTGGCTGACATACAGAGGTAAATGGTAAACAGCAAGAGTCAGTTTAATCAGAGCTTTATAATCTGGGCCTACAACCACACAACAAAGTGAAGTTCTAATCGAATCAAGAATCATTCAGTCCTTTATCCTTCTAGACAGCTCAGTTTTGCAGTGGAAACTTTAACCTTCCAGAAAACGTGCTGAAAGCAGAAACACATCCTCTGCCTGGCAAGTATCTTTGCTATACAGCACATATCATTTTTTCTATTTCTCCAGCCTTAGGCTGCCTTATTATGGATGATATTATGTGTGATAATTCAAATTTCTATGCAGATTTATGCAACTCCTCTGGAATACAGATAAGTGATTGTAAAGCAGTCGCATCTTTGTACTGGAACTCAGAAAAGAGCATTGGAGAAACGTGGTAACTTTAAACATGACTGTATCTCCTACCTCCACATAACCAGAGAGTGGGAAGTCCTTCCGGAATGGATGGCCCTCAAACCCATAATCTGTGAGGATTCGTCTTAGATCAGGGTGGTTGGCAAAGAAAACACCATACATGTCCCAAACCTAAATGAAAGGAACACAAGTTCAATACAAGTTGAAttgtatttgaaaaaaacccaaaaacctgcATGTGTTATGTCCATAAAATTTCAGTTACGTGCTTGGCTTTGTACAGTGCCAGCAAAACTGATGCAGGAATTAATTCAAAAGTAAATCAAACACCATTTTATCTCCTACTCTGTAAAGGCAGCCAGGGAAacacttctctttcttcctgaGGGCGTTGGGGAATCACTTAAATTGGGAAAATACAGCCTCTCTCCACAAAGACTGTTCCCGAGCACACCAGCACTCACCTCTCTTTCATACCAGTTTGCTGCCTTGtgcacaggcactgctgagtCGATGGGTGTCAGCTCATCGGTGTACGTCTTCACGCGGATCCGGCTGTTGAACCGCAGCGACAAGAGGTTGTACACAATCTGAACCAGAGAACAGGCAGCATTTATGGATCTCCCTGCACTACACCACTGCCTAAGCAAAGCCACACAAGGACTATTTCAAATATTCTTTATGAGCAGGATCGTgttcagcacttcagagctggcCACTAAAAGACACTCCTACAACTGAGGTTCCAACAGCTTATCACTTTGGTGCTTAGAAGTGTGACGAAAGCTATGAGAGACTTAGACATCATGGCTGATGACAAAGAAGTAAAGACATACTAAAAAGAGAGACTACTGGAGGGATGGAAATACTTGACAATGAATGGTCTCTCAAAGAAAGTGGCCATCAATCACTCTTGCAATTGACTATCAGTGGGAGAAAGCTAAGAAAAAGAACACTTAATTTTCAGCAAGTGAGTTGGACACCAGGGAACATTTCCAACATCTATGGTGATGAAGTCTAGTACAAAAGCTGTTTATGACATACTGCAAGcagactgaaaagaaaatccaaaaaattTATAAGGAATTTTAAAGCCTTGTTTGATACTGCCTTTGTGACTGGAAAAGATGAATAAATTAGGGACTATATTCCTATGAATCTACTACCttgatttttgaaaaaaaaatattgaattaaaaaaaatattccacttCTTCAGCAACTGGAGGCCTTTGACTTAAAGAATTCTATCTACAACTCTTGAAACTTTTTTCTCACTGCCGGGAACCAAAGAAAGTGGTCAGAGCTGCAACAGCACCTCCAGCCATCAGCACAAGTGCAGCCATCAGCACTTGTGAAGCCCTccaagcactgcagctgtgagcagttcCTACCTCAAAGCGGTACTGCCGAGATGGGACATCAACAGCAGTCAGGTCTGCCAAGGATTTGAACTGGGCATTGGTGTGATCACGAAGGAAGGTCAGGACAGGAATGATCCCATCTGGATGGATCAGAAGCTCCAGCTCATTGAAACAGGTCACCTGATGAAAACAGAACAGTGCATGAGTACAAACACCAACAGGACAAAACATGATGCTGATTTCAGCAGAACACGCCAACAAAGAGACACAGCAGACTCAAAAAGGCATCAGATCAAGGGGCTTAAAAACAGCAGTACTTCTCATGGAATTCTgaccatttttctttcccaaaacaacTTCTCTCAACAGGTAACAAAAAAGTGGTGTGTTCACTGGATCCTGTCCCGCCCCAAGAACAATTTCTTGAAAAGCACCTACCTGTACTTGTTGGATATACTTGGGCAGAATCTCAGCCACATACTCCCCAAAAGCACATAACTGCTTCTGCTCTACTTCATTTTTTGGTCTGACAGTAGctaaggagaaaaataaagtttcCAAGATTATGACAAGGAACACAAAAAGCTAGAGAAAGAAGAGTAGTAACTCCCTTTAACCAGTCTAGCTGTTTGTCAGAAACTACGCTATAGCAACGTACTTGTGTTACACAGAAGGTGGAACTAGACACTTTGATAACGAAGGGAATTTATGCCAGTGCTAAACTTTTGTCAACTCTGAAGAGCAGCATGAATTGTTCAACaagatgatggaaaagtaaaCAGCCAGATGAAAAAGAGGGCAGCAGAGATGATAGAAGAAACCACTCATGTCATTCAGCCTGGGTCTAGAAAGGGCCTTGTTTTCTGGGTTTGCTGGATGTGTCAACATCTAAGCAAGCCCCTCGTAATCAAAACACTATTGGAACTCACGTTGGAGTGGGTTTTTTCACTATTACGACAAAAGCCCTTAAAGGTCAGGGAGATGAGGGGCTAGGATGCTGGTGCCCAGGCACAGCTTAGCACAGAAAAAGCAGGCTTGGCCCTGCATCTGAGAGGATGCACACAGGAACCCAAGCAAGCATGGGAACCCTCAGCAAGCACGGTTTCCACCACCGCTGTTTTTCTGCGCAATCGGGGTTTTCGGGTGACCGGACCGACCCTTTCCCGGCAGGCTCACTAAAGCG
Protein-coding regions in this window:
- the NDUFS3 gene encoding NADH dehydrogenase [ubiquinone] iron-sulfur protein 3, mitochondrial, coding for MWAAAARGLARAALRAGAAPAAARARLAGSSAVDTRPTVRPKNEVEQKQLCAFGEYVAEILPKYIQQVQVTCFNELELLIHPDGIIPVLTFLRDHTNAQFKSLADLTAVDVPSRQYRFEIVYNLLSLRFNSRIRVKTYTDELTPIDSAVPVHKAANWYEREVWDMYGVFFANHPDLRRILTDYGFEGHPFRKDFPLSGYVEVRYDDEVKRVVAEPVELAQEFRKFDLNSPWEAFPAYRPAPEPLKIEAGAKKEDAK